Proteins co-encoded in one Tistrella bauzanensis genomic window:
- a CDS encoding DNA recombination protein RmuC: MPDFAAIDPALLIIAGLLLIVLLGAGMAALAAARRARAAEDAALDQSDVLERLAADLARSSAVQAGRMDQVSAALSAQQAQVDARLQIQERMIAEAVDARLVGLAARLDHRFDIEGQRAAQSASEVRARLAVIDQAQRLISDLGEKVVGFQDILSNKQARGAFGEVQLTDLVSQMLPPGAYRMQATLSNGRRADCLINLPNPPGPIVVDAKFPLESFHLLRQAKTDAERNEAARAFRTAVQAHIKAISERYLIPGETADGALMFLPSEAVYAELHGNFQDVVDKGFRARVWIVSPTTLMATLTTVRAILKDTRVREQASLIRAEVTALLEDLGRLDDRTSKLVRHFEQATEDLRGLRISADRATRRGERIEALQLGDGAGEADGNAAG; encoded by the coding sequence CCCGTGCCGCCGAGGATGCGGCTCTGGATCAATCCGACGTGCTGGAACGGCTGGCGGCGGATCTGGCCCGGTCCAGCGCCGTGCAGGCGGGCCGGATGGATCAGGTCTCGGCGGCGCTGTCGGCCCAGCAGGCGCAGGTGGACGCCAGACTGCAGATCCAGGAACGGATGATCGCGGAAGCGGTGGATGCGCGCCTGGTGGGGCTGGCGGCGCGGCTGGATCATCGCTTCGACATCGAGGGCCAGCGCGCGGCGCAGTCGGCATCGGAGGTGCGCGCCCGGCTGGCGGTGATCGATCAGGCGCAGCGGCTGATTTCAGACCTGGGCGAAAAGGTGGTGGGTTTTCAGGACATCCTGTCGAACAAGCAGGCGCGCGGCGCCTTCGGCGAGGTGCAACTGACCGATCTGGTGTCGCAGATGCTGCCGCCCGGCGCCTATCGGATGCAGGCGACCCTGTCGAACGGCCGGCGCGCCGACTGCCTGATCAACCTGCCCAACCCGCCGGGGCCGATCGTGGTCGACGCCAAATTCCCGCTGGAGAGCTTCCACCTGCTGCGTCAGGCGAAGACCGATGCCGAGCGCAACGAGGCGGCGCGCGCCTTCCGCACGGCGGTGCAGGCCCATATCAAGGCGATATCAGAGCGCTATCTGATCCCCGGCGAGACGGCGGATGGTGCATTGATGTTCCTGCCGTCGGAAGCGGTCTATGCCGAACTGCACGGCAATTTCCAGGACGTGGTCGACAAGGGGTTCCGGGCGCGGGTGTGGATCGTGTCGCCGACTACGCTGATGGCGACGCTGACCACGGTGCGGGCGATCCTGAAGGACACCCGGGTGCGCGAACAGGCATCGTTGATCCGCGCCGAGGTGACGGCGCTGCTGGAGGATCTGGGCCGGCTGGACGACCGGACGTCGAAGCTGGTGCGCCATTTCGAACAGGCGACAGAAGATCTGCGCGGCTTGCGGATCTCGGCCGACCGCGCCACCCGCCGCGGCGAACGCATCGAGGCGCTGCAACTGGGCGATGGCGCCGGCGAGGCGGATGGCAACGCGGCCGGTTGA